In one window of Oncorhynchus keta strain PuntledgeMale-10-30-2019 unplaced genomic scaffold, Oket_V2 Un_contig_363_pilon_pilon, whole genome shotgun sequence DNA:
- the LOC118378240 gene encoding membrane-spanning 4-domains subfamily A member 4D — MKYTFQSDECMVITIPLGSLRDAQEGQLMPENFHCVFKDVYKVFLKGQPKALGAAQLSAGVLVLILGLLFVQQSKLVLIYTVPSVLFVVAGMLTYAAGHSPSMCVTKLSFSLNIVSCFWTVAAVVLCSVPDSHGFYRDHQEVFSGFKWMIVVLLVIELVVAMVAIYWESKAVCRQHFNILPMVTLKQEV; from the exons ATGAAGTACACATTTCAGTCAGATGAGTGCATGGTCATCACTATACCTCTGGGCAGTCTCAGAGATGCTCAGGAGGGCCAGCTGATGCCTGAGAACTTCCACTGTGTCTTCAAAGATGTCTACAAGGTCTTCCTCAAGGGTCAGCCTAAAGCTCTGGGG GCGGCTCAGCTCAGTGCTGGAGTCCTTGTCTTGATTCTGGGGCTACTGTTTGTCCAGCAAAGCAAATTAGTTCTGATCTACACCGTGCCCAGTGTCCTG TTTGTTGTTGCCGGAATGCTGACCTATGCTGCAGGTCATTCTCCAAGTATGTGTGTG ACCAAACTGTCATTTTCCTTGAACATCGTCAGCTGTTTCTGGACAGTAGCTGCTGTTGTTCTCTGCTCTGTCCCCGACTCTCATGGTTTCTACCGGGACCATCAAGAG GTATTTTCTGGTTTCAAATGGATGATTGTGGTTCTCCTGGTCATTGAACTGGTTGTTGCCATGGTGGCGATCTACTGGGAGAGTAAAGCAGTGTGCAGACAGCACTTCAACATTCTG CCCATGGTCACCCTGAAGCAAGAGGTATGA
- the si:ch211-269k10.4 gene encoding uncharacterized protein si:ch211-269k10.4, producing MACADIPMAILGPESEEQEYEEAGDQRGEPLINYYQATELMSAPKGPLHDLLLKQPAVLGSLQMTSGLLSVAVGVVFAATRDASQSLLTTFRVAPFTGLLFFIAGLLSNLLFKFPRLLPVCLCVNIGSMVVAVVGGLLICVDVGMDMSTWNPNVQHHIKLELLMLCVLVMEVTLSAVLSFWIREAKRSHSL from the exons ATGGCTTGTGCAGACATCCCTATGGCCATCCTGGGTCCTGAATCTGAGGAGCAGGAGTACGAGGAGGCCGGGGACCAGAGAGGAGAACCACTGATCAACTATTACCAAGCAACTGAACTAATGTCTGCTCCCAAAGGACCACTCCATGACCTGTTGCTGAAGCAGCCTGCTGTGTTGGGG TCTTTGCAGATGACGAGCGGTCTACTCAGTGTTGCAGTCGGAGTTGTGTTTGCTGCCACTCGGGATGCGAGCCAGTCCCTTTTAACCACGTTCAGAGTCGCGCCCTTCACTGGACTACTA ttCTTCATCGCTGGGTTGTTATCCAACCTGTTGTTCAAATTCCCCAGACTATTACCT GTCTGCCTGTGTGTCAACATTGGCAGCATGGTCGTAGCAGTAGTTGGAGGACTGTTGATATGCGTTGACGTGGGCATGGACATGTCTACCTGGAATCCCAATGTTCAACATCATATAAAG CTGGAGCTGCTGATGCTCTGTGtgttggtcatggaggtgaccctctctgctgtcctctccttctggatccgggaGGCGAAACGCAGCCATTCACTGTGA
- the LOC127924076 gene encoding uncharacterized protein LOC127924076 isoform X3: MSPWKEVSGYSGTTTEYRRFQATLGQPQNTGGIRLLWDNHRIQEVSGYSGTTTEYRRYQATLGQPQNTGGFRLLRDNHRIQEVSGYSGTTTEHRRYQATLGQPQNTGGIRLLRDNHRIQEVSGYSGTTTEYRRYQATLGQPQNTGGIRLLWDNHRTQGVSGYSGTTTEHRRYQATLGQPQNTGGIRLLRYNHRTQEVSGYSGTTTEYRRYQATPGQPQNTGGIRLLRDNHRTQF, encoded by the exons ATGTCTCCATGGAAGGAGGTATCAGGCTACTCCGGGACAACCACAGAATACAGGAGGTTTCAGGCTACTCTGGGACAACCACAGAATACAGGAGGTATCAGGCTACTCTGGGACAACCACAGAATACAGGAGGTATCAGGCTACTCTGGGACAACCACAGAATACAGGAGGTATCAGGCTACTCTGGGACAACCACAGAATACAGGAG GTTTCAGGCTACTCCGGGACAACCACAGAATACAGGAGGTATCAGGCTACTCTGGGACAACCACAGAACACAGGAGGTATCAGGCTACTCTGGGACAACCACAGAACACAGGAGGTATCAGGCTACTCCGGGACAACCACAGAATACAGGAGGTATCAGGCTACTCCGGGACAACCACAGAATACAGGAGGTATCAGGCTACTCTGGGACAACCACAGAACACAGGAGGTATCAGGCTACTCTGGGAcaaccacagaacacagggtGTGTCAGGCTACTCTGGGACAACCACAGAACACAGGAGGTATCAGGCTACTCTGGGACAACCACAGAACACAGGAG GTATCAGGCTACTCCGGTACAACCACAGAACACAGGAGGTATCAGGCTACTCCGGGACAACCACAGAATACAGGAGGTATCAGGCTACTCCGGGACAACCACAGAACACAGGAGGTATCAGGCTACTCCGGGACAACCACAGAACACAGTTCTGA
- the LOC127924076 gene encoding uncharacterized protein LOC127924076 isoform X1 has protein sequence MSPWKEVSGYSGTTTEYRRFQATLGQPQNTGGIRLLWDNHRIQEVSGYSGTTTEYRRYQATLGQPQNTGGFRLLRDNHRIQEVSGYSGTTTEHRRYQATLGQPQNTGGIRLLRDNHRIQEVSGYSGTTTEYRRYQATLGQPQNTGGIRLLWDNHRTQGVSGYSGTTTEHRRYQATLGQPQNTGGIRLLRDNHRIQEVSGSSGTTTEYRVYQATLGQPQNTGGIRLLWDNHRTQEVSGYSGTTTEHRRYQATPGQPQNTGGIRLLRDNHRTQEVSGYSGTTTEHSSEEYTHNIVSEVTLEERTVH, from the exons ATGTCTCCATGGAAGGAGGTATCAGGCTACTCCGGGACAACCACAGAATACAGGAGGTTTCAGGCTACTCTGGGACAACCACAGAATACAGGAGGTATCAGGCTACTCTGGGACAACCACAGAATACAGGAGGTATCAGGCTACTCTGGGACAACCACAGAATACAGGAGGTATCAGGCTACTCTGGGACAACCACAGAATACAGGAG GTTTCAGGCTACTCCGGGACAACCACAGAATACAGGAGGTATCAGGCTACTCTGGGACAACCACAGAACACAGGAGGTATCAGGCTACTCTGGGACAACCACAGAACACAGGAGGTATCAGGCTACTCCGGGACAACCACAGAATACAGGAGGTATCAGGCTACTCCGGGACAACCACAGAATACAGGAGGTATCAGGCTACTCTGGGACAACCACAGAACACAGGAGGTATCAGGCTACTCTGGGAcaaccacagaacacagggtGTGTCAGGCTACTCTGGGACAACCACAGAACACAGGAGGTATCAGGCTACTCTGGGACAACCACAGAACACAGGAGGTATCAGGCTACTCCGGGACAACCACAGAATACAGGAGGTATCAGGCTCCTCCGGGACAACCACAGAATACAGGGTGTATCAGGCTACTCTGGGACAACCACAGAACACAGGAGGTATCAGGCTACTCTGGGACAACCACAGAACACAGGAG GTATCAGGCTACTCCGGTACAACCACAGAACACAGGAGGTATCAGGCTACTCCGGGACAACCACAGAATACAGGAGGTATCAGGCTACTCCGGGACAACCACAGAACACAGGAGGTATCAGGCTACTCCGGGACAACCACAGAACACAGTTCTGAAGAGTATACACACAACATTGTCAGTGAGGTAAcgttagaggagaggacagtacaCTAA
- the LOC127924076 gene encoding uncharacterized protein LOC127924076 isoform X2 produces the protein MSPWKEVSGYSGTTTEYRRFQATLGQPQNTGGIRLLWDNHRIQEVSGYSGTTTEYRRYQATLGQPQNTGGIRLLRDNHRIQEVSGYSGTTTEYRRYQATLGQPQNTGGIRLLWDNHRTQGVSGYSGTTTEHRRYQATLGQPQNTGGIRLLRDNHRIQEVSGSSGTTTEYRVYQATLGQPQNTGGIRLLWDNHRTQEVSGYSGTTTEHRRYQATPGQPQNTGGIRLLRDNHRTQEVSGYSGTTTEHSSEEYTHNIVSEVTLEERTVH, from the exons ATGTCTCCATGGAAGGAGGTATCAGGCTACTCCGGGACAACCACAGAATACAGGAGGTTTCAGGCTACTCTGGGACAACCACAGAATACAGGAGGTATCAGGCTACTCTGGGACAACCACAGAATACAGGAGGTATCAGGCTACTCTGGGACAACCACAGAATACAGGAGGTATCAGGCTACTCTGGGACAACCACAGAATACAGGAG GTATCAGGCTACTCCGGGACAACCACAGAATACAGGAGGTATCAGGCTACTCCGGGACAACCACAGAATACAGGAGGTATCAGGCTACTCTGGGACAACCACAGAACACAGGAGGTATCAGGCTACTCTGGGAcaaccacagaacacagggtGTGTCAGGCTACTCTGGGACAACCACAGAACACAGGAGGTATCAGGCTACTCTGGGACAACCACAGAACACAGGAGGTATCAGGCTACTCCGGGACAACCACAGAATACAGGAGGTATCAGGCTCCTCCGGGACAACCACAGAATACAGGGTGTATCAGGCTACTCTGGGACAACCACAGAACACAGGAGGTATCAGGCTACTCTGGGACAACCACAGAACACAGGAG GTATCAGGCTACTCCGGTACAACCACAGAACACAGGAGGTATCAGGCTACTCCGGGACAACCACAGAATACAGGAGGTATCAGGCTACTCCGGGACAACCACAGAACACAGGAGGTATCAGGCTACTCCGGGACAACCACAGAACACAGTTCTGAAGAGTATACACACAACATTGTCAGTGAGGTAAcgttagaggagaggacagtacaCTAA